The Muntiacus reevesi chromosome 5, mMunRee1.1, whole genome shotgun sequence genome segment GGACCCCCGAGtctccagccagggccccaggcactGGGCACTCTTCACGTGTCTGCTGTGGGCCTACTGGGCGACAGGTACTAGGGGAAGAGCAAAAAGCAAGACAGGCCCACCTACCATGCTCCCAGAAACCAGGAGCGGCTCTAGGGCTTGGAGAAGACACCCACCCATCCACAACTGCTCACACCTCCCACCCCCTTGGCTCTGCCATTCACAGAGAGGATGGGTGATCCTGCCTGGCCCACAGCCCAAGCCAGGGGGTAGGACAAGGTTCTTGAGATGCTGTGACCCGGGCTGGATGGGCGTAGGGGCGAGCAGAACTCACGGTTGCCATAGCCCACGAGCAGCACGGCGTGGTCGATGAGCCAAGGACTGCAGAGGGGGCGCAGGGGGTGGGAGATCCCGTGGCGGTAGAACTAAGGGGGGAGAGTAAGAGCAGGGGGGGccaacatgctgcaactactgcagcccgcgcgcctagagcccgtgctccgcaacaagagaagccacccaacGGGAAGTCcgcgcgctgcaactagagaaaagcctgcacagcgactacgacccagcacagccaaaaataaataaataaattgtttttaaaaatgtaggggCCAGCTCCAAGAAGTGGGGGAAGAGTCAGCGAGAGCCGGAGCAACGAGGCTGGGGCCCTACCTGCATGCCAAAGGCGTTGATGGCAACGGAGATGGGGCCGTTCTTGGCCAGCCAGGCCGCCAGCTCTGAGACGGGAGGGCCAGTGTCAGGGGGCACCCAGGCCctagccccccgccccccaggcctCTCCTCACCCCCCCGCCCTCCCTTACTTTGCTCATTCTTGCTCAGCTCCACTGAGTCATTGATGTAGACCTTGGCCTTCTCTGCAGAGAAGCTGCAGGTCTGCAAGCGGCCTCGGTAGCTGTAGTCGTCCTCTGTCTCCAGCCCTCCTGGGATTGTGGGGAGGGGGGCCGGCAGATCAGAAGTTAGAGGAAAGGCGGGCCCTACTCACCATATTCATCTGCTCCCGGCCAGGGGCTGTGCTGAGCCCCTCGTACACAAGACCTAGTGTTTTCCATCTACCCCAGGCCACAGGCCATCCTCTCTGAAGGGGACCTCTTTCTCGAGATGGCTCAGCTGAGGCCCACAGGCATGGGGCAGCCTCCAGTGAGATGTGTGGCAGATAGGGAACCCAGCTCCCAATTTCTGAGTCCTGACTCCCCACAGCGTTCCTAGGACTCCTGACCTTGGCTTACTTGTCCTGCCCTGACCGTTTGCTCCCAATCTGGCCCAGACCCCTGCCAGGCTCCCGCCCCAGGCTTTGTATGGAACTGCCGGGTTAGGGCAACACCTCCCCTCAAGGGGGAGGTGTGCTGCTCCTGGGTTCAGCAGCATTACAGGCCTCCCAGCAGTGAAAACAGTAAGACCCCTGCTCTGCACCAGGAACTTGACACACCTTCCCCTCACTTGACCCTCAAGGCAATCCTACCAAGTGGGTGCAAGGaggcccatttcacaggtgagacaAGTGAGGCTCTGAAAGAGCTGACCTGCCCAAGGTCTTCAGCCAGTTAGAGGTCAGCATTAAGACTTGAACCCAGTTCACAGGGCTGTCTCCCGCCCTCACAAAGTGACTTCTGGGGGAGGGAGTGACGCCCCTCCTGAATGCGTACCCAGATTCCTTATGGCCGAGTAGGCGTTGGAGGGCAAGCCGCCCAGGCAGGCCTTGTCCGTCTTGTCACAGTCCAAGAGCTCTAGGAGACAGAAGGCTGGTCCCGAGGAGCCCTCcggaggggctgggctggggacgGGGGCACAGCGGGATGCTCACCCTGCTCAGAGAGGGAGAGCAGGGTCCCCCGTCTGAGGAACCACTGGCCCTCCACGTTGCCTGTGACAGAGAAGGCCCAGCAGGAGCCGCACATGCCCTGCAGGAGACGGGCAGAGTCAGGGCTGGGACCCTCCCAAAGGCCGGTGCAGCCCgcgcatcccaccctcgcttctTCGGGGTCCGACCTGGTCCTTGACGTCGGTGACAGCCCCCTTATTCCTCCAGTCCCACTGAGGCGGAGGGGCACTGGTGCCGGGCTGGGCCAGGCGCCTGCTCCTGCCAGGCGCATCTTTCAGGAGGGGGTTCAGGTAGACGGTGCGGAACTCCTCCTCTGTGGACAAaggtgggcggggggtggggagagtaCTCGAAGCCCGTCCTCCCAGGGGCCGTGGGAGCAGGCCGCCTCTCCCAGGCGCTGAGGGCTCGGGCCGCCGCCCCCACCTGTCAGGTCACTGAACTTCGTGACCCCATACTGCGCTGTGCCGCGGTCCAGGGCCTGGATCTTCTGCGCTCGCACCATGTTGCTGGCAAAGACGGACATGCGCCAGCTGGCTTCTGAGGACCAACGGGCAGAAGTGAGGCTTGGGCCCCAGGCAGATCATAAAGGAGAGGTGCTTGGGGGGCAGAGGCAGAGGTTGCCAGGGGAACAGTGGACTCTGGATCAGGTCTGAAGCTTATCTCAAGAAGGGCAGGGGACGACCCTCTGGTCCAGCGGCTAGGACTCCACACTACCAAGAAGGAggcctgaattcaatccctggtcagggaactaaatcccgtATTCCACacctgaaagatcctgcatgctgcaactaagacccggtgcagccaggtctttattatttataatatttaaattattataatttaatattgaattattttataattttttatttataaaatgtttattgtcaaatatttatatttgatattACAAATATATGctattatatttattatcaat includes the following:
- the CTSF gene encoding cathepsin F isoform X1; this translates as MAPWPQLLLLLGLLPAAAPASSKPRAAGAQAWELASPELREPVRFALEMYNRGRAAGTRAALEAVRGRVRRAGRGSLYSLKATLVEPPCNDPTVCQLPVSKKTLLCSFEVLDELGKHMLLRRDCGPVDTKSTDDKNETFSSFLPLLNKDPLPQDFSVKMASIFKDFVTTYNRTYDSKEEASWRMSVFASNMVRAQKIQALDRGTAQYGVTKFSDLTEEEFRTVYLNPLLKDAPGRSRRLAQPGTSAPPPQWDWRNKGAVTDVKDQGMCGSCWAFSVTGNVEGQWFLRRGTLLSLSEQELLDCDKTDKACLGGLPSNAYSAIRNLGGLETEDDYSYRGRLQTCSFSAEKAKVYINDSVELSKNEQKLAAWLAKNGPISVAINAFGMQFYRHGISHPLRPLCSPWLIDHAVLLVGYGNRSATPFWAIKNSWGTDWGEEGYYYLHRGSGACGVNIMASSAVID
- the CTSF gene encoding cathepsin F isoform X2, whose product is MAPWPQLLLLLGLLPAAAPASSKPRAAGAQAWELASPELREPVRFALEMYNRGRAAGTRAALEAVRGRVRRAGRGSLYSLKATLVEPPCNDPTVCQLPVSKKTLLCSFEVLDELGKHMLLRRDCGPVDTKSTDDKNETFSSFLPLLNKDPLPQDFSVKMASIFKDFVTTYNRTYDSKEASWRMSVFASNMVRAQKIQALDRGTAQYGVTKFSDLTEEEFRTVYLNPLLKDAPGRSRRLAQPGTSAPPPQWDWRNKGAVTDVKDQGMCGSCWAFSVTGNVEGQWFLRRGTLLSLSEQELLDCDKTDKACLGGLPSNAYSAIRNLGGLETEDDYSYRGRLQTCSFSAEKAKVYINDSVELSKNEQKLAAWLAKNGPISVAINAFGMQFYRHGISHPLRPLCSPWLIDHAVLLVGYGNRSATPFWAIKNSWGTDWGEEGYYYLHRGSGACGVNIMASSAVID